One window from the genome of Diospyros lotus cultivar Yz01 chromosome 11, ASM1463336v1, whole genome shotgun sequence encodes:
- the LOC127812970 gene encoding uncharacterized protein LOC127812970 isoform X2 yields MADPPPSHQPQSSLTSLTSLGGEQEIHLPLVPVHIVTNACQLPPEFLEPSPERKLVIGFDCEGVDLCRNGSLCIMQLAFPDAIYLVDAIEGGEMLMKACKAALESSNVTKVVHDCKRDSEALYYQFGIKLANVVDTQIAYSLIEEQEGRKRMIDDYISFVDLLRDPRYCGVSYNEKQEVRVLLRQDPNFWTYRPLSELMVRAAADDVRFLLVIHHKFMEKLNERSLWYLAVRSALYCRCFCYIDNAYADWPPLPPIPETLIAKGNLPEEEILSVLNVPPGKMGRVIGRKGSSILSIKESCNAEILIGGAKGPPDKVFIIGPVKQVRKAEAMLRGRLMEMY; encoded by the exons ATGGCGGACCCTCCTCCGTCTCACCAGCCTCAGTCGAGCCTGACAAGCCTGACGAGCCTGG GTGGAGAACAAGAAATTCACTTGCCCTTGGTTCCAGTCCATATTGTAACTAATGCATGTCAACTTCCACCTGAGTTCTTGGAGCCTTCACCTGAGAGGAAATTGGTGATTGGTTTTGACTGTGAAGGTGTAGATCTTTGTCGCAATGGATCACTTTGTATCATGCAG CTTGCCTTTCCAGATGCTATATATTTGGTTGATGCAATAGAAGGAGGAGAGATGCTTATGAAAGCCTGTAAGGCAGCACTTGAGTCTAGTAACGTCACTAAAGTTGTTCATGACTGCAAGCGAGATAGTGAG GCGCTGTATTATCAATTTGGCATCAAGTTGGCCAATGTTGTGGATACACAG ATTGCTTATTCTCTGATTGAGGAgcaagaaggaaggaaaaggaTGATAGATGACTACATATCATTTGTTGACCTCCTCCGAGATCCACGCTATTGTG GTGTCTCTTATAATGAGAAGCAAGAAGTCCGTGTCCTTCTGAGGCAG GATCCTAATTTTTGGACATACAGACCATTATCTGAACTGATGGTCCGTGCAGCTGCAGATGATGTTCGTTTTCTTCTTGTTATACACCACAAGTTTATGGAGAAATTGAATGAAAGATCCCTGTGGTATCTTGCAGTTCGTAGTGCACTGTATTGTCGATGTTTCTGCTACATTGATAATGCTTATGCTGATTGGCCACCTCTTCCACCAATTCCAG AAACTCTTATTGCAAAAGGGAATCTCCCAGAGGAGGAAATTCTGTCAGTCTTGAATGTTCCCCCAGGAAAAATGGGGCGTGTTATCGGAAGAAAAGGATCTTCCATCTTGTCCATAAAGGAGTCTTGCAA TGCTGAAATACTCATTGGAGGCGCTAAGGGTCCACCTGACAAG GTTTTCATCATAGGACCAGTGAAGCAGGTCAGGAAGGCTGAAGCAATGCTGAGAGGAAGACTGATGGAAATGTACTAA
- the LOC127812970 gene encoding uncharacterized protein LOC127812970 isoform X3 has protein sequence MADPPPSRQPPSDLGGEQEIHLPLVPVHIVTNACQLPPEFLEPSPERKLVIGFDCEGVDLCRNGSLCIMQLAFPDAIYLVDAIEGGEMLMKACKAALESSNVTKVVHDCKRDSEALYYQFGIKLANVVDTQIAYSLIEEQEGRKRMIDDYISFVDLLRDPRYCGVSYNEKQEVRVLLRQDPNFWTYRPLSELMVRAAADDVRFLLVIHHKFMEKLNERSLWYLAVRSALYCRCFCYIDNAYADWPPLPPIPETLIAKGNLPEEEILSVLNVPPGKMGRVIGRKGSSILSIKESCNAEILIGGAKGPPDKVFIIGPVKQVRKAEAMLRGRLMEMY, from the exons ATGGCGGACCCTCCTCCGTCTCGTCAGCCTCCCTCGGACCTGG GTGGAGAACAAGAAATTCACTTGCCCTTGGTTCCAGTCCATATTGTAACTAATGCATGTCAACTTCCACCTGAGTTCTTGGAGCCTTCACCTGAGAGGAAATTGGTGATTGGTTTTGACTGTGAAGGTGTAGATCTTTGTCGCAATGGATCACTTTGTATCATGCAG CTTGCCTTTCCAGATGCTATATATTTGGTTGATGCAATAGAAGGAGGAGAGATGCTTATGAAAGCCTGTAAGGCAGCACTTGAGTCTAGTAACGTCACTAAAGTTGTTCATGACTGCAAGCGAGATAGTGAG GCGCTGTATTATCAATTTGGCATCAAGTTGGCCAATGTTGTGGATACACAG ATTGCTTATTCTCTGATTGAGGAgcaagaaggaaggaaaaggaTGATAGATGACTACATATCATTTGTTGACCTCCTCCGAGATCCACGCTATTGTG GTGTCTCTTATAATGAGAAGCAAGAAGTCCGTGTCCTTCTGAGGCAG GATCCTAATTTTTGGACATACAGACCATTATCTGAACTGATGGTCCGTGCAGCTGCAGATGATGTTCGTTTTCTTCTTGTTATACACCACAAGTTTATGGAGAAATTGAATGAAAGATCCCTGTGGTATCTTGCAGTTCGTAGTGCACTGTATTGTCGATGTTTCTGCTACATTGATAATGCTTATGCTGATTGGCCACCTCTTCCACCAATTCCAG AAACTCTTATTGCAAAAGGGAATCTCCCAGAGGAGGAAATTCTGTCAGTCTTGAATGTTCCCCCAGGAAAAATGGGGCGTGTTATCGGAAGAAAAGGATCTTCCATCTTGTCCATAAAGGAGTCTTGCAA TGCTGAAATACTCATTGGAGGCGCTAAGGGTCCACCTGACAAG GTTTTCATCATAGGACCAGTGAAGCAGGTCAGGAAGGCTGAAGCAATGCTGAGAGGAAGACTGATGGAAATGTACTAA
- the LOC127812970 gene encoding uncharacterized protein LOC127812970 isoform X1: MVRSHGGPSSVSSASLGPGVVLVACKEAWITKAHQFASFSLAKQLKKKIGHQEAHYNLHWCSMQKEVMMLMEFVHFGMARDNRLLVFWSQTGGEQEIHLPLVPVHIVTNACQLPPEFLEPSPERKLVIGFDCEGVDLCRNGSLCIMQLAFPDAIYLVDAIEGGEMLMKACKAALESSNVTKVVHDCKRDSEALYYQFGIKLANVVDTQIAYSLIEEQEGRKRMIDDYISFVDLLRDPRYCGVSYNEKQEVRVLLRQDPNFWTYRPLSELMVRAAADDVRFLLVIHHKFMEKLNERSLWYLAVRSALYCRCFCYIDNAYADWPPLPPIPETLIAKGNLPEEEILSVLNVPPGKMGRVIGRKGSSILSIKESCNAEILIGGAKGPPDKVFIIGPVKQVRKAEAMLRGRLMEMY, from the exons ATGGTCCGATCGCATGGCGGACCCTCCTCCGTCTCGTCAGCCTCCCTCGGACCTGG GGTGGTTCTAGTGGCATGCAAAGAAGCATGGATAACCAAAGCCCATCAGtttgcttctttttctcttgcGAAGCAACTCAAGAAAAAAATTGGTCACCAAGAAGCACATTACAATCTACATTGGTGCTCCATGCAAAAAGAAGTTATGATGTTGATGGAATTTGTCCATTTTGGGATGGCTAGAGATAACAGGTTGTTGGTTTTTTGGAGTCAAACAG GTGGAGAACAAGAAATTCACTTGCCCTTGGTTCCAGTCCATATTGTAACTAATGCATGTCAACTTCCACCTGAGTTCTTGGAGCCTTCACCTGAGAGGAAATTGGTGATTGGTTTTGACTGTGAAGGTGTAGATCTTTGTCGCAATGGATCACTTTGTATCATGCAG CTTGCCTTTCCAGATGCTATATATTTGGTTGATGCAATAGAAGGAGGAGAGATGCTTATGAAAGCCTGTAAGGCAGCACTTGAGTCTAGTAACGTCACTAAAGTTGTTCATGACTGCAAGCGAGATAGTGAG GCGCTGTATTATCAATTTGGCATCAAGTTGGCCAATGTTGTGGATACACAG ATTGCTTATTCTCTGATTGAGGAgcaagaaggaaggaaaaggaTGATAGATGACTACATATCATTTGTTGACCTCCTCCGAGATCCACGCTATTGTG GTGTCTCTTATAATGAGAAGCAAGAAGTCCGTGTCCTTCTGAGGCAG GATCCTAATTTTTGGACATACAGACCATTATCTGAACTGATGGTCCGTGCAGCTGCAGATGATGTTCGTTTTCTTCTTGTTATACACCACAAGTTTATGGAGAAATTGAATGAAAGATCCCTGTGGTATCTTGCAGTTCGTAGTGCACTGTATTGTCGATGTTTCTGCTACATTGATAATGCTTATGCTGATTGGCCACCTCTTCCACCAATTCCAG AAACTCTTATTGCAAAAGGGAATCTCCCAGAGGAGGAAATTCTGTCAGTCTTGAATGTTCCCCCAGGAAAAATGGGGCGTGTTATCGGAAGAAAAGGATCTTCCATCTTGTCCATAAAGGAGTCTTGCAA TGCTGAAATACTCATTGGAGGCGCTAAGGGTCCACCTGACAAG GTTTTCATCATAGGACCAGTGAAGCAGGTCAGGAAGGCTGAAGCAATGCTGAGAGGAAGACTGATGGAAATGTACTAA
- the LOC127812969 gene encoding clathrin interactor EPSIN 1, whose protein sequence is MDFMKVIDQTVREIKREVNLKVLKVPEIEQKVLDATDDEPWGPHGSALAEIAQATKKFSECQMVMNVLWTRLSETGRNWRYVYKALAVIEYLVANGSERAVDDIIEHTYQISSLAGFEYVEPSGKDLGINVRKKAESIAALLNDKDKIQEARNKAAANRDKYFGLSSTGVTYKSGSASFTSSSSSFQSSDHYGGFSGRKDSDAYKDNYQDRDQFSEEKFGQSSYTKSHGVTTSDKQGNTSKLGSIHYGSKGQGTSAFGASRPTTAPGDSKHGSVPEQSSSLPSNGYDDDFDDFDPRGTSTTKPAAGNPIEVDLFGESLVGDLMDAPSAPKEISTVNMNSSEADLFADAAFVSAPANVEAGGTSEAKTMVDLFASQPASSPAASSTIDFFAAPEPVVQPGKIASIPDPVNANVVDPFAAVPLNNFDGSDLFGAFTSNTDLTSKEATQIPDSSQNNLNAKSSVESKPPPKKDTFQVKSGIWADTLSRGLIDLNISAPKKVSLADVGVVGGLSYGSDEREKAPSTSFYMGRAMGVGSGLGRPGVSPSTGTAASNDFFSNFGNQQ, encoded by the exons ATGGATTTCATGAAAGTCATCGATCAAACGGTCCGCGAAAT AAAGAGGGAGGTGAATTTGAAGGTCTTGAAAGTTCCCGAGATCGAGCAGAAG GTGCTGGATGCAACAGACGATGAACCTTGGGGTCCTCATGGTTCTGCTTTGGCAGAGATAGCACAGGCCACcaaaaaatt CTCTGAATGTCAGATGGTGATGAATGTTCTGTGGACAAGATTAAGTGAAACTGGACGGAACTGGCGCTATGTCTACAAG GCATTGGCTGTTATAGAGTATTTGGTGGCTAATGGATCTGAACGTGCAGTTGATGACATAATAGAACACACATATCAAATTTCA TCACTGGCAGGTTTTGAGTATGTTGAGCCAAGTGGGAAGGACTTGGGGATCAATGTCAGAAAGAAGGCTGAAAGTATTGCGGCTCTACTGAATGATAAAGATAAGATACAAGAAGCTAGAAACAAAGCTGCTGCGAACCGTGATAA GTATTTTGGACTTTCATCTACTGGAGTAACATATAAGTCAGGTTCAGCGTCATTTACTAGTAGCAGCAGTAGCTTTCAGAGTAGCGATCACTATGGAGGTTTTAGTGGTAGAAAAGACAGTGACGCGTATAAAGATAATTACCAGGACAGGGATCAAtttagtgaagaaaaatttgGCCAGAGTTCTTATACCAAGTCACATGGAGTGACTACCAGTGACAAGCAAGGCAACACCTCGAAGTTGGGATCCATACACTATGGCAG CAAGGGTCAAGGTACTTCAGCATTTGGTGCATCAAGGCCCACAACAGCACCTGGCGATTCGAAGCATGGTTCAGTTCCTGAACAAAGCTCAAGTTTACCATCAAATGGTTATGATGATGACTTTGATGATTTTGATCCCCGGGGAACTTCCACTACCA AACCTGCAGCTGGGAATCCTATTGAAGTGGATCTGTTTGGAGAAAGTTTGGTTGGTGATCTCATGGATGCCCCATCCGCTCCCAAAGAAATATCTACCGTAAATATGAATTCATCAGAGGCTGATCTATTTGCTGATGCAGCTTTTGTATCAGCGCCAGCCAATGTAGAAGCAGGGGGAACTTCTGAGGCCAAG ACTATGGTTGATCTATTTGCTTCACAACCCGCATCCTCTCCTGCTGCTTCTTCAACAATTGACTTTTTCGCTGCTCCTGAACCAGTTGTGCAACCTGGGAAAATTGCTTCAATACCTGATCCGGTGAATGCTAATGTTGTTGATCCCTTTGCTGCAGTCCCACTGAACAATTTTGATGGGTCTGATCTTTTTGGTGCATTCACTTCTAATACTGATTTGACATCAAAAGAGGCCACACAGATCCCTGACAGCAGCCAAAATAACTTGAATGCAAAGTCTTCAGTGGAGTCTAAGCCTCCACCCAAGAAGGACACGTTCCAAGTAAAATCTGGAATTTGGGCTGATACTTTGAGCCGTGGACTCATTGATCTGAATATATCTGCTC CCAAGAAGGTATCCCTTGCAGATGTCGGCGTTGTGGGTGGGCTGAGCTATGGATCGGATGAGAGGGAGAAGGCACCCTCAACTTCATTTTACATGGGCAGAGCCATGGGTGTAGGGTCTGGCCTTGGTAGGCCTGGAGTTTCACCATCAACTGGGACAGCAGCATCAAATGACTTTTTCTCAAACTTCGGCAACCAACAATAG